Proteins encoded in a region of the Macaca mulatta isolate MMU2019108-1 chromosome X, T2T-MMU8v2.0, whole genome shotgun sequence genome:
- the LOC144338525 gene encoding uncharacterized protein LOC144338525, which produces MQLGPKKQPPLAVMTPGQASSYVLCSRLEKESYKPPVAHKRRPAENCAHLPDLRTNLLGFLKLTQPQASRVHHSRRLPCLSCLVLSCVFIPSFRKHVDPNIWRSEQSPWLHAEQGTRGGTPRAGAGDEWFPSRQLKQCHGEEELIRRVPEGIPGAKSERSENIHLRNSTCRAPDMGTTEKSAGDGAKGQTPNPSEPNM; this is translated from the exons ATGCAATTAGGGCCTAAGAAACAGCCACCTTTGGCTGTCATGACTCCAGGACAAGCAAGCAGCTATGTACTATGTTCCAGGCTTGAGAAAGAGTCATATAAACCACCAGTGGCACACAAACGCAGGCCAGCTGAGAACTGTGCCCATCTCCCAGACCTGAGAACAAACCTTTTGGGTTTCCTCAAGCTGACACAACCCCAGGCCAG cagagtgcaCCATTCGAGGCGgctgccatgtttgtcttgtcttgtgttgtcttgtgtgttcattccttcgTTTAGGAAACACGTGGACCCCAACATCTGGCGCAGCGAGCAGAGTCCGTGGCTCCACGCAGAGCAAGGAACCAGAGGGGGAACACCCCGGGCAG GTGCCGGAGACGAGTGGTTTCCATCTCGACAGTTGAAACAGTGCCATGGCGAAGAGGAGCTGATCcgaagagttcctgaaggaattcCAGGAGCTAAATCTGAGCGCTCAGAGAACATTCACCTTCGGAACTCGACGTGCAGAGCCCCTGACATGGGGACAACTGAAAAG tCTGCTGGAGACGGTGCCAAAGGGCAAACACCGAATCCCAGCGAGCCCAACATgtaa